A section of the Deinococcus gobiensis I-0 genome encodes:
- a CDS encoding helix-turn-helix transcriptional regulator, translated as MKNRIKVLRAENDLTQAQLADQLDVSRQTVNALETGKYDPSLPLAFKLARLFGRRIEDIFLDGDSE; from the coding sequence ATGAAAAACCGTATCAAGGTGCTGCGCGCCGAGAATGATCTGACGCAAGCGCAACTGGCCGATCAATTAGATGTATCCCGCCAGACCGTCAACGCCTTGGAAACCGGCAAATACGATCCGAGCCTACCGCTGGCCTTCAAACTGGCGCGGCTGTTTGGGCGTCGCATTGAGGACATCTTTCTGGACGGCGATAGCGAATGA
- a CDS encoding host-nuclease inhibitor Gam family protein yields MISAIDPTTYADALTRIQALWNAGASQIGHPDHAEFEGLYAAITVYEVAEGLSAPQDQFQIDTLERLQWFVGKKADLQSRKVRLKAQYDAMLRDIERNEEHLDWRYAAQAEQVLRANLSKGKSLKLLTGTVGLRKTAARVGTTDDAALLRALEAAGGDLATVIEPKINLTALNRLIKIEGDTVYLVSEGTIAELPGLSIKPATETFFVKAGKEGEGTDQE; encoded by the coding sequence ATGATTTCTGCCATCGATCCGACCACCTATGCCGACGCCCTTACCCGCATCCAAGCCCTCTGGAATGCTGGCGCCAGCCAGATCGGCCACCCCGACCACGCTGAGTTCGAGGGCCTCTACGCGGCCATCACGGTCTATGAGGTTGCCGAAGGCCTGAGTGCTCCCCAGGACCAGTTTCAGATCGATACCCTCGAACGCCTTCAGTGGTTCGTCGGCAAAAAAGCTGACCTTCAGAGCCGCAAGGTCCGTCTCAAGGCTCAATACGACGCCATGCTCCGCGACATCGAGCGCAACGAGGAACACCTGGACTGGCGCTACGCGGCACAGGCCGAACAGGTGTTGCGGGCCAACCTCAGCAAAGGCAAGAGCCTCAAGCTCCTGACAGGTACGGTCGGCCTGCGCAAGACGGCCGCACGGGTCGGGACCACGGATGATGCAGCGCTGCTGCGGGCGCTTGAGGCTGCCGGGGGTGATCTCGCCACCGTCATCGAGCCGAAGATCAACCTCACCGCCCTCAACCGCCTCATCAAGATCGAGGGCGATACGGTGTACCTCGTCTCCGAGGGTACGATTGCCGAGCTGCCGGGCCTGAGCATCAAGCCCGCGACGGAAACCTTCTTCGTCAAGGCCGGGAAAGAGGGTGAAGGAACGGACCAGGAATAG
- a CDS encoding 3'-5' exonuclease, with the protein MSTPLDPLLFGHDPTPGIVSVHADLSGRALVWRRDDGQVTLERTRFRSWLYARDLADVEHLGPRLDTHDEHAPFSARELPGAPGSLRYLLTARDGQALRRAVLAGASQRLGRPITSLHDLSGYYTVGPTEQYLMASGRTYFKGMGFDDPHRLQFDLETTSLSPETGRIFMIAVRDNRGFERVLEARRAAQEPELIHTLLQVIQDRDPDILENHNLMAFDLPFLMGRAQLHGLALNFGRPGGPPGIWKVQDGRSTPHWACAGREIVDTIDAVRRLDLPSASLKVVSKLFGIAPEDRVYIEGAQIAETYRTHPATVRKYALQDVEEVEALARRVLAPSFALAKMAPRPYHRLPYAGTATGMLEPMMVRAYLQAGTALPGTPEHTDEPHQGGAVHLYAQGVLSRVVKADIASMYPSLIRAERIGSRRDPLGVFLHLMDHLTVLRLEHKAAARRGDPGEHEAMQSAMKLVVNSGYGYLGAGRLALFQDRAAADQVTRRGREVLAQVVEALRSRGMTLIEADTDGVFFSTPEGWAEADERRLIADVDATLPAGVTLEFDGRAQAMLSHEVKNYALLRHDGHLELRGAAFESSRTEAYGRAFLQQALWALLSGDVPGVRQAFLDARHTLETRACTNADVASRVRLTKSPEQYAATRGGRREATYEALHTLARSWRAGERVSLYHRTGRGLTPLDVNPEGRDYDVGHYTAALVGTYASRLRKGLDPRDFVQLFDASTQPGLFDRPFQDMHPVWIQVE; encoded by the coding sequence ATGTCTACTCCCCTTGATCCACTCCTGTTCGGACACGACCCCACCCCAGGCATCGTGTCCGTTCATGCCGACCTCTCCGGCCGGGCCCTCGTCTGGCGCCGTGATGACGGACAGGTCACCCTCGAGCGCACCCGCTTTCGCTCCTGGCTCTACGCCCGTGACCTCGCCGACGTCGAGCACCTGGGCCCACGTCTGGACACCCACGACGAGCACGCCCCCTTCAGCGCCCGCGAGCTGCCCGGGGCACCGGGGAGCCTGCGATACCTCCTCACCGCCCGCGACGGTCAGGCCCTCCGCCGCGCCGTCCTCGCCGGCGCCAGTCAGCGCCTCGGTCGCCCTATCACCAGCCTCCACGACCTCTCCGGGTACTACACCGTCGGCCCCACCGAGCAGTACCTCATGGCCTCCGGACGCACGTACTTCAAAGGCATGGGCTTCGACGACCCCCACCGCCTCCAGTTTGACCTAGAGACCACCAGCCTCAGCCCGGAGACCGGCCGCATCTTTATGATCGCCGTGCGCGACAACCGGGGCTTCGAGCGTGTACTGGAGGCCCGCCGCGCCGCCCAGGAACCCGAACTCATCCACACTCTCCTTCAGGTCATCCAGGACCGTGACCCGGATATTCTGGAGAACCACAACCTCATGGCCTTCGACCTCCCGTTCCTGATGGGACGCGCCCAGCTGCACGGCCTCGCCCTCAACTTCGGCCGGCCCGGTGGTCCCCCGGGCATCTGGAAGGTCCAGGACGGCCGCTCCACCCCGCACTGGGCCTGCGCCGGCCGCGAGATCGTCGACACCATCGACGCCGTCCGGAGACTCGATCTCCCCAGCGCCAGCCTGAAAGTCGTCTCCAAGCTGTTCGGCATTGCCCCCGAGGACCGGGTCTACATCGAGGGCGCCCAGATCGCCGAGACCTACCGCACCCACCCCGCGACCGTCCGCAAGTACGCCCTGCAGGACGTCGAGGAAGTCGAAGCGCTCGCCCGGCGCGTCCTGGCCCCGTCCTTTGCCCTGGCCAAGATGGCCCCACGTCCTTACCACCGCCTGCCCTACGCGGGCACCGCGACCGGCATGCTCGAACCCATGATGGTCCGCGCCTACCTCCAGGCGGGCACCGCACTCCCCGGAACGCCCGAGCATACGGACGAACCCCATCAGGGCGGAGCCGTCCACCTGTACGCTCAAGGGGTGCTGTCTCGCGTCGTCAAAGCGGACATTGCCAGCATGTATCCCAGCCTCATCCGAGCAGAGCGCATCGGCTCCAGGCGCGATCCCCTGGGCGTGTTCCTGCACCTCATGGACCACCTCACTGTCCTGCGGCTGGAACACAAAGCCGCCGCACGACGAGGCGACCCTGGCGAACACGAGGCGATGCAGAGCGCCATGAAGCTGGTCGTGAACTCCGGTTATGGATACCTGGGCGCAGGCCGCCTCGCGCTCTTCCAGGATCGTGCGGCCGCCGATCAGGTCACCCGTCGTGGCCGGGAAGTGCTCGCCCAGGTCGTCGAGGCCCTCCGATCACGCGGCATGACCCTGATCGAGGCCGATACCGATGGCGTTTTCTTCTCCACTCCCGAAGGCTGGGCCGAGGCCGACGAGCGCCGCCTGATCGCCGACGTGGACGCCACGCTCCCCGCCGGCGTCACCCTGGAGTTCGACGGCCGCGCCCAGGCCATGCTGAGCCACGAGGTCAAGAACTACGCCCTCCTCCGCCATGACGGCCACCTGGAACTGCGCGGCGCGGCCTTCGAATCCAGTCGCACCGAGGCTTACGGCCGGGCCTTCCTCCAGCAGGCCTTGTGGGCGCTGCTCTCCGGCGACGTGCCCGGAGTACGCCAAGCCTTCCTCGACGCCCGGCATACGCTGGAAACGCGGGCGTGCACCAACGCGGATGTCGCGAGCCGAGTACGCCTGACCAAGTCACCCGAGCAGTACGCGGCCACGCGCGGGGGCCGCCGGGAAGCCACCTACGAAGCCCTGCACACCCTGGCCCGGAGCTGGCGGGCCGGCGAGCGGGTCAGCCTCTACCACCGCACCGGGCGCGGCCTGACGCCGCTCGACGTGAACCCGGAGGGGCGCGACTACGACGTGGGGCATTACACCGCCGCCCTGGTGGGGACGTACGCCTCACGCCTGCGCAAGGGGCTGGATCCTAGAGACTTCGTGCAACTGTTCGATGCTTCCACCCAACCCGGCCTCTTCGACCGCCCCTTCCAGGACATGCACCCCGTCTGGATTCAGGTGGAATGA
- a CDS encoding ABC transporter substrate-binding protein has translation MRTRNTILPTLTLAILTAPALATAPKDTLVLMQSSDITTLDPAQAYDVASFGIVENLYETLVTYRGSDQTKLQPLLATGWTIRPDGRQYTFDLRRNVRFHSGNVMTCADAEYSLRRLLVTNNADSGNFFIAQALLGTESNAKDDPSVTWPKISRAVACNAAGQLVLTLPSPDPALLAKLASQNTGIVDRAFAVKLGEWDGTGNTWERWVGEDLTDSALSRQPSGTGAYQLVRQDAQTVLATRHNQYWGGAAPLKNVAVQMVSEEATRLASLQRCDADVAEVGLRATLPQLRSQAALQVLDHLPDLGTPVMLMNQNIQDPVLLGSGKLDGKGIPANFFSDLNIRQAFSFAFDSERYIREITSGAARHRTMALPPTFLGYDRRVPRYAYSRARATEAFKKAFGGQVWTAGFVLNVNYRSGSKTGQATMELLKASVEALNPKFRVNIQPQPWSELLAASKSGKASMLTLSWSADYADPDNVLYALFSSKGFYAPRTGFKDAQVDAWLEQARTLTDPQQRAALYRKVGARTHDLATYILMPAEPSFLVFCKGLKGVSVTSYNPMLSGLTGTYWRQVRK, from the coding sequence ATGCGTACCCGCAACACCATTCTGCCCACCCTGACCCTGGCGATACTCACCGCTCCAGCGCTGGCGACCGCACCGAAGGACACGTTGGTCCTGATGCAGTCCTCCGACATCACCACTCTGGATCCGGCCCAGGCCTACGACGTGGCGAGCTTCGGCATCGTCGAAAATCTCTACGAAACCCTCGTGACCTACCGGGGCAGCGATCAGACCAAGCTCCAGCCCCTCCTCGCCACAGGCTGGACCATTCGCCCCGACGGTCGCCAGTACACCTTCGACCTGCGCCGCAACGTCCGCTTCCACAGCGGCAACGTCATGACCTGCGCCGACGCGGAATACAGCCTCCGGCGCCTGCTCGTCACCAACAATGCGGACAGTGGCAACTTCTTCATCGCACAGGCACTCCTGGGCACCGAGAGCAACGCCAAAGACGACCCCAGCGTGACCTGGCCGAAAATCAGTCGTGCGGTCGCCTGCAATGCAGCCGGGCAACTCGTCCTGACCCTCCCCAGCCCCGACCCGGCACTCCTGGCCAAGCTCGCCTCTCAAAACACGGGCATCGTCGACCGCGCCTTCGCCGTCAAACTCGGGGAATGGGACGGTACCGGCAACACCTGGGAGCGCTGGGTCGGAGAAGATCTCACGGACAGCGCACTCAGCCGTCAGCCCAGTGGGACGGGCGCGTACCAGCTCGTGCGGCAGGATGCCCAGACGGTACTGGCGACCCGTCACAACCAGTATTGGGGTGGGGCCGCCCCCCTCAAGAACGTGGCCGTGCAGATGGTGAGTGAAGAGGCCACCCGCTTGGCCAGCCTGCAACGCTGTGATGCGGACGTGGCCGAAGTCGGGCTGCGCGCCACGCTGCCGCAACTGCGCTCACAGGCCGCCCTGCAGGTGCTGGACCACCTTCCCGATCTGGGGACACCCGTGATGCTGATGAACCAGAACATTCAGGATCCAGTGCTTCTGGGCAGTGGCAAGTTGGACGGCAAGGGCATTCCCGCCAACTTCTTCTCTGACCTGAACATCCGTCAGGCCTTCAGTTTCGCTTTCGACAGCGAACGGTATATCCGGGAGATCACATCCGGCGCGGCCCGTCACCGGACCATGGCACTTCCCCCGACCTTCCTGGGTTACGACCGCAGGGTCCCCCGGTATGCGTACAGCCGTGCCCGGGCCACCGAAGCGTTCAAGAAAGCCTTCGGCGGCCAGGTGTGGACTGCGGGATTTGTCCTGAACGTGAACTACCGGTCCGGCTCGAAGACCGGCCAGGCCACGATGGAACTGCTCAAGGCATCCGTCGAAGCCTTGAATCCCAAGTTCCGCGTCAACATCCAGCCCCAGCCCTGGTCCGAACTCCTGGCCGCCAGCAAGAGCGGCAAGGCCTCCATGCTGACGCTGTCCTGGAGTGCGGATTATGCCGACCCGGACAACGTCCTCTATGCCCTCTTCTCCAGCAAGGGCTTCTACGCTCCCAGGACAGGCTTCAAGGATGCCCAGGTGGACGCCTGGCTGGAGCAGGCCCGGACCCTCACCGATCCGCAGCAGCGGGCCGCCTTGTACCGCAAGGTCGGGGCAAGGACGCATGATCTGGCGACCTACATCCTCATGCCGGCCGAGCCAAGCTTCCTGGTGTTCTGCAAGGGCTTGAAGGGGGTCAGTGTCACGTCGTACAACCCGATGCTCAGCGGCCTGACCGGCACGTACTGGCGGCAGGTCAGGAAGTAG
- a CDS encoding HU family DNA-binding protein, with product MTLEHDPPEIGAVELAQHLQELGHSRDTAHAIVDVVCAAIALALTSGHNVTLRNLGTFRLHPYMPRPGLPSAAVTFQPAPELRDFLAPPARIVP from the coding sequence GTGACGCTGGAGCATGATCCACCGGAGATCGGCGCGGTGGAGTTGGCCCAGCACCTGCAGGAACTCGGCCATTCCCGCGACACCGCACACGCCATCGTCGATGTAGTCTGCGCGGCCATCGCCCTGGCACTCACGTCGGGCCACAACGTCACCCTGCGCAACCTCGGTACCTTCAGGCTGCACCCGTATATGCCCCGTCCTGGGCTGCCCAGTGCGGCGGTCACGTTTCAGCCCGCGCCAGAACTCCGGGACTTCCTGGCCCCCCCAGCTCGGATCGTGCCCTGA
- a CDS encoding ParB/RepB/Spo0J family partition protein → MTKKRSSGFPSAAGLTLGLDALADVMGTAQAQRLPLQQIAIQPGHNPRGQYDQQAFQPERLAGLTESVSKEGILQPIWVRSLGAQRYGLIAGERRYRAAQLAGLTEIPVLVFEADEERASLLALIENGQREELHLLDETFAGFKALEARTGLAGNDLINYLNQVRKGRAEDVHQVEQFLKEVFGTGLSVWVQFRAKVFALTPQELEAVWKGEMEFSVAVALTRLPEGEIRSALLEQALQEKLTATAVKELIEGEQTTSRSTFQEQISKMKKTLPKLSRLEGQRAKEAEKLLRQLEALLEGS, encoded by the coding sequence ATGACCAAGAAGCGCTCCAGTGGGTTTCCCTCGGCTGCTGGCCTCACGCTGGGTCTGGATGCACTGGCCGATGTCATGGGGACGGCGCAGGCACAGCGGCTCCCGTTACAACAAATTGCAATTCAACCTGGCCACAATCCACGCGGACAATATGATCAACAGGCATTCCAGCCTGAACGACTCGCAGGTTTGACAGAAAGCGTCAGTAAGGAAGGTATTCTTCAGCCCATCTGGGTTCGTTCACTAGGGGCTCAGCGTTATGGCCTGATTGCTGGTGAGCGCCGTTACAGAGCGGCTCAACTGGCCGGATTGACAGAGATCCCTGTACTAGTCTTTGAGGCCGACGAGGAGAGGGCAAGTCTGCTGGCGCTCATTGAGAATGGTCAGCGGGAAGAACTACATCTTCTCGATGAAACTTTTGCGGGTTTCAAGGCTCTAGAGGCACGGACAGGTCTAGCTGGCAATGATTTGATCAATTACCTGAATCAAGTTCGCAAAGGAAGAGCGGAGGATGTTCACCAGGTCGAGCAGTTTCTGAAAGAGGTGTTTGGCACTGGCCTGAGCGTATGGGTGCAGTTCCGTGCCAAAGTTTTTGCCCTGACGCCTCAAGAACTGGAAGCTGTCTGGAAGGGCGAGATGGAATTCAGTGTTGCCGTGGCCCTCACCCGCTTACCTGAAGGTGAAATCCGCTCTGCTCTTCTGGAACAAGCCCTTCAAGAAAAGCTCACCGCAACAGCAGTGAAGGAGTTAATTGAAGGCGAGCAGACCACTTCCAGATCGACGTTCCAAGAACAGATCAGCAAAATGAAGAAGACACTTCCCAAGCTCTCCCGCCTTGAAGGACAGCGTGCGAAGGAGGCCGAAAAGCTCCTTCGCCAGCTTGAAGCTCTGCTTGAAGGGAGCTGA
- a CDS encoding AAA family ATPase: MPEIDVLKSAEFRAQLPRVLRDAQAGQPALIEQYNRPIAAVISTSDFWLLQHVKARATQENPMQVPIRLAVSNISGGEGKTTLARELAFALSGRGYKVALFDLDPQASLTKGLGLHTSADAPAMRPESTVTAVFRTDQPGALPAPIHIRGVDVWPANDTLGEAEGILMGDFTRVENLRLAVDDLLEKNPYDVVIFDCKPQRTNFLAASIAAADHIILPVSGMKGVENTDQIAKLLRTVRPYSPKIALRLIVPNRMKAQTRHHKNLLAFLDENYRQFAPISRPVRDSTAVVGSAAESRESVVQHAPNSEVASDFQAVADDLLSVLGVSA, from the coding sequence GTGCCCGAGATCGACGTTCTGAAGTCTGCAGAGTTCCGAGCACAGTTGCCTCGGGTTCTGCGTGACGCACAGGCAGGACAGCCCGCACTCATTGAGCAATACAACCGCCCTATCGCCGCAGTGATTTCCACATCCGATTTCTGGCTCCTTCAGCATGTCAAGGCGAGAGCCACTCAGGAGAATCCTATGCAAGTACCCATACGTCTGGCCGTAAGCAATATCAGTGGGGGAGAGGGCAAGACGACGCTCGCCCGCGAACTTGCGTTTGCTCTCTCAGGCCGCGGGTACAAAGTGGCACTCTTCGATCTGGATCCACAGGCGAGCCTGACGAAAGGGCTTGGTCTTCATACCTCGGCTGATGCACCTGCGATGCGTCCCGAGTCGACAGTGACCGCAGTCTTCCGCACGGACCAGCCGGGAGCTCTACCAGCCCCTATTCATATTCGTGGGGTCGATGTATGGCCCGCTAACGACACCCTGGGAGAAGCTGAAGGCATCTTGATGGGGGACTTCACGCGTGTAGAGAATCTACGCCTTGCCGTTGACGACTTACTAGAGAAGAATCCATACGATGTTGTGATCTTTGACTGCAAGCCGCAAAGAACCAATTTTCTCGCTGCCAGCATCGCGGCAGCTGATCACATCATTTTACCTGTCAGTGGTATGAAAGGGGTAGAAAACACAGATCAAATCGCAAAGCTATTGCGTACAGTCAGACCCTATTCTCCGAAGATCGCATTGCGCCTGATCGTACCCAATAGGATGAAGGCCCAGACACGGCACCACAAAAATCTTTTGGCTTTTCTAGATGAAAACTACCGCCAGTTCGCTCCGATCAGTCGGCCGGTCAGGGACTCGACCGCAGTGGTCGGATCGGCTGCTGAATCTCGAGAGAGCGTTGTGCAGCATGCACCCAACTCTGAAGTCGCGAGCGATTTCCAGGCTGTCGCGGACGATCTTCTGTCTGTCCTTGGGGTCAGCGCATGA
- a CDS encoding ParB/RepB/Spo0J family partition protein, which translates to MTLKGHLFSAPLDTEIRHVRTALIIPPDITEVIPSIQQMGVLQSVLLKPSGQPEQPYEIVDGDRRVNSALRYHLDTIPAIITDGTRGQIAAASAILNAARSSNPLDEARSWKIALDEGQFGTVAELAKHVHIGVQTIKKRLKLLDLPEDILVHVGLSIAEGVAEKMANLPTEYQGDAIQAAIRQLDAGKKFTAADLKLSQTRRADDREDSIDALFDLSPVPLLQVTHDPVTELVSELQRLCQARNVPLEQVLDRLRPVPVPPVQAPIARPPLPPAPITPTRVNLGLRN; encoded by the coding sequence ATGACCCTGAAAGGCCATCTGTTCAGCGCGCCGCTCGACACTGAAATCCGCCATGTCCGCACGGCACTGATCATCCCCCCAGACATCACCGAGGTCATTCCCAGCATTCAGCAGATGGGCGTCCTTCAGAGCGTCCTGCTCAAACCCAGCGGCCAGCCGGAGCAGCCCTATGAGATCGTGGACGGCGACCGCCGCGTCAACAGCGCCCTGCGCTACCACCTGGACACCATCCCCGCCATCATCACGGACGGCACGCGCGGGCAGATCGCCGCCGCCAGCGCCATCCTCAATGCCGCCCGCAGCAGCAACCCGCTCGACGAGGCCCGCAGCTGGAAGATCGCCCTGGACGAAGGTCAGTTCGGCACCGTGGCCGAACTCGCCAAACATGTTCATATCGGCGTCCAGACCATCAAGAAACGGCTCAAGCTTCTGGACCTGCCTGAGGACATCCTCGTCCACGTCGGTCTCAGCATCGCCGAAGGCGTGGCCGAAAAAATGGCCAACCTTCCGACCGAATATCAGGGGGACGCAATTCAGGCGGCCATCCGCCAGCTGGACGCCGGCAAGAAGTTCACAGCGGCCGACCTCAAGCTCAGCCAGACCCGACGGGCCGACGACCGGGAAGACAGTATCGACGCACTCTTCGATCTCTCCCCCGTCCCTCTGCTGCAGGTCACCCACGATCCGGTGACCGAACTCGTCAGCGAACTCCAGCGGCTGTGCCAGGCCAGAAATGTGCCGCTCGAGCAGGTGCTCGACCGCCTCCGCCCAGTGCCCGTCCCACCGGTTCAGGCCCCCATTGCCCGACCGCCTCTCCCGCCTGCACCCATCACCCCGACCCGCGTCAATCTCGGCCTGCGCAATTGA
- a CDS encoding PcfJ domain-containing protein produces MSELPQTARRPRQSRAERSAQRHDGPRRVLWFLTYGQTGHEDQGNDRAVQCLWIRYAGGFQECILLPPRPQEAFQELTHPTGLIADLCAEMQAFFAEHVAPRIPAEHHARALKVHFSPHVLRATGLRDHPFTPGVREFYELTTHFSATSRLPRTGAYAPARYCRFTTVQERLRLQLKGKRLLLLTPGRIRNISAGRLPSEVQLSPEAEQGARDLAWELAHTLLSPAQLRHLKAYTARHRDLSTLLCAIRFPAFLTVPVLLQHAQFTTAQERRRLLRYQGGVKGYLRSLIGDLPRATQLITGPDRLEFARALHRSGLTSPDLKAAMLRYIPADSAGVVSYGLNFKWLVLQVGERVAAEKLLHGLSERDRVNVAPAFKPPLFPHRVHPPVSIGTAPNRGWGWGRGLAQPLPLKVQARPGRHFRIGGRDLNRVIMHLRDTRHLLEEIRVTQPDFLPPRGSLREIHDTLARIHRRLQQENREIPSATDERHAVLDQSLLCPTFGLLQFRRVAWTHDLIETSEQLHNCVSSYARAALCGEAILVVARDALNLPRLCVEIRKGQVVQYKLDHNQSPETADDLSTAALYLKLTGLRVKTTDLRRLPEGGLAVLPPSHSTPPVLEEDLPF; encoded by the coding sequence ATGAGTGAACTTCCCCAGACCGCAAGGCGTCCCCGTCAGAGCCGTGCCGAGCGCTCCGCGCAACGCCACGACGGTCCCCGCCGCGTCCTCTGGTTCCTGACGTACGGCCAGACCGGCCATGAGGACCAGGGCAACGACCGGGCCGTGCAGTGTCTCTGGATCCGGTACGCCGGAGGATTCCAGGAATGCATCCTGCTACCTCCACGTCCACAAGAGGCCTTTCAGGAGTTGACCCATCCCACCGGCCTCATTGCCGATCTCTGCGCTGAGATGCAGGCCTTCTTCGCCGAGCACGTCGCACCACGCATCCCCGCGGAACACCACGCCCGCGCCCTCAAGGTGCACTTCTCCCCACATGTCCTGCGTGCCACCGGCCTGCGCGATCATCCCTTCACCCCAGGGGTCCGGGAGTTCTACGAACTGACCACCCACTTCAGCGCCACGAGCCGACTGCCCCGCACCGGCGCATACGCACCGGCACGGTACTGCCGCTTCACGACCGTTCAGGAGCGCCTGCGTCTCCAACTCAAAGGCAAGCGCCTGCTGCTGCTCACCCCGGGGCGCATCCGGAATATCAGCGCAGGCCGCCTCCCCAGCGAAGTGCAACTCAGCCCCGAGGCCGAACAGGGCGCACGCGACCTGGCCTGGGAACTTGCCCATACCCTCCTCAGTCCCGCCCAACTCCGGCACCTGAAGGCCTACACCGCCCGGCACCGTGACCTGAGCACGCTGCTCTGCGCCATCCGCTTCCCCGCCTTCCTCACCGTGCCCGTCCTCCTCCAGCACGCCCAGTTCACGACTGCTCAGGAACGCCGCCGCCTCCTGCGCTACCAGGGCGGCGTCAAAGGTTACCTGCGCTCTCTCATCGGCGATCTGCCGCGCGCCACTCAGCTCATCACTGGTCCGGACCGACTGGAGTTCGCCCGCGCCCTCCACCGCAGCGGCCTGACCTCCCCTGATCTGAAGGCCGCCATGCTCAGGTACATCCCCGCCGATTCCGCCGGAGTCGTCTCTTATGGACTGAATTTCAAGTGGCTCGTCCTCCAGGTCGGTGAGCGCGTCGCCGCGGAGAAACTCTTGCACGGCCTCTCGGAACGTGACCGCGTCAATGTGGCCCCGGCATTCAAGCCCCCCCTGTTCCCCCATCGGGTTCATCCCCCTGTGTCTATCGGTACCGCCCCGAATCGGGGCTGGGGCTGGGGGCGTGGCCTAGCCCAACCGCTCCCGCTCAAGGTGCAGGCACGCCCTGGACGCCATTTCCGCATCGGTGGTCGTGATCTGAACCGGGTGATCATGCATCTCCGGGATACCCGCCATCTGCTGGAGGAGATTCGCGTCACCCAACCGGATTTCCTGCCTCCCCGGGGGAGCTTGAGGGAGATTCACGACACGCTCGCCCGGATCCATCGCCGCCTTCAGCAGGAGAATCGCGAGATTCCCTCGGCGACCGATGAACGCCACGCGGTTCTGGATCAGAGCCTGCTGTGTCCGACGTTCGGCCTCTTGCAATTCCGCCGGGTGGCCTGGACGCATGACCTCATTGAGACGAGTGAGCAGTTGCACAACTGCGTGTCAAGCTATGCGCGGGCCGCCCTGTGTGGCGAGGCCATTCTTGTGGTGGCCCGGGACGCCCTGAACCTGCCCCGGCTGTGTGTGGAAATCAGGAAGGGGCAGGTCGTCCAGTACAAGTTGGACCACAACCAATCTCCCGAGACGGCCGACGATCTCAGCACGGCTGCGCTGTACCTGAAGCTGACTGGCCTACGCGTGAAGACCACCGACCTGCGTCGGCTTCCGGAAGGCGGCCTCGCGGTTCTTCCTCCCAGCCATTCCACTCCCCCGGTGCTGGAGGAGGATCTGCCATTCTGA